The DNA region CAGCGCCAGGTGCACCGGGGTGTGGTCCGTCTGCAGCTGGAAGTACCTTGGCTCTGACACAGTCCAGTCGACCCACTTCAGCACACCCATGGCCACCACTGGAAACCTTCAGGTGAACAAGGCAGAATGCTTCCTTTAAACAAAGTTTTCTAAAGGGAAAACTAAACACCACCAACTCAAGCCAGCCCATCAAGTCACTCTTCAACGTGCTCTGCCAGGGAGACACGATGAGCTGAGATCAGGCTGACGAGACCAGCATCCTCAAAAACGTGCAGCTCGAGAACCCGAATCCCACACTCAGCTGACTCTGGACCAACTTTGCTGGTTTGAAAGGAAAAGGCCATTCATGCAACACTCCATGAGCCTGGTGGACTGGGCTGAAGCTTACTTTTATTTAGCAAACCCTTTCTTTGTCACTAGTACAAATTAAGGGAGGAAGATCCAAATGCCTAAGAGGACACCCTGTGTGTAAGCTTTTCTAGTGAGTGCTTCTTTATATAACTGGCATGACACCCACCGTCTCTATCCAGGCGATACTTTGTTGGTCTAACTTTTCCTGTAAATAGAGCCTCTTCTTCAAATCAATTTTTGTAATTCTGGTTGGTCTTCCTTTTTCTTAGTCTAATTTGCAAACAGACTTCTGGCAAGTAAACACCTGAAAATTACTCATGCTGCTAGAACAGTTTAACGTGCTCTCTCTCTATTTacgaaagagaaaataaatacgaTGAATAAGTATCTCTGAATCTGTTATATTTTTTGAGCTTTTAATACGGAAGCTCAAACCCCTCGTCCCCAGGGAATCAGGGTGAGCGCCTCCTCGTGCTCACCTGATACACTGGTACAGGGTGCTCAGCTCGGCCACAAGCTCCGACGCCCCTTTGTTCTCGTTGCAACACAAGTTGTGAACAGTCTCAACAGCTTTCGATGTTGACTTCAGCTCGTCTTTATTGATGCTGACTCGCTTGTTCTGAAAACACACGAAGTCGGTGAATCCCGACGGTGCCCGCGTCCTTGCAGTTGGGGTAACCTGGCCTCGGCCCTTCTCTCTGCAAACCCCCGTCCCTGTCTCTGAAGTGTCCCCGTCACACAGCGAGACCATCCGCCAGGGAGACCGGCGTCTGTCGGTGGCTTAGGGAATCGGTTTCGTTTCTTTAGCCACACTTCAAATTACAGTTTAAATTAGTACCGTAGATGCTGTGCACCTTTCCTTGAGACATTTAGCACTTTGACTTATTTTATGCAGAAACACTAGAAAAGACATTTCTGACACTAGTTGGGCCCGTGATTCCCTGCAGCCAAAATTCCCAAATAACACCAAAGAGAGGAGGTTTCTGGCTCCCTAAAAAAGTCCATGAGTTCTAAGAACTGACAGTACCTTCTTCCAGGTCTCCACCACGCTCGCTGCATATGCTAAGATGTGGATGTACTTGTGCTTGTGGTCCTGGTTGATCCTGGCCCCTGGTTTAAAGAGTGACTGCATGAACAGGTCCAGGAAGGCCGGCACCCGGATCTGAagagaaacacacaaacacactgaaAAGGAACACAGGAGTGAGATGGCAGGTAAGTCCACACGCACCCATGGCAGGAGGGCCCGCTCACGTCCACTGCTGCATGtgcttcagggtgtgtgagggcCGAGGATGTGATGAGGAAGGACCAGGGGGAGGACAGAAACATTTCAAGAGGAACGTGCGCTTGCTGACTTCAGAGAGTTCAAAGGAACAACAACTTCCCAAAAGAAACACTTCTGATCGGCACTGAGCGTGTCCCATCTTGGGGTTAAAATGAAAAGCAACTCACGAGTTCAACAGGAGGCGGGTCCATGCTTGTAAACATCTTGAACAGGACTGTGATGTCCGCCGGATTCAGGGCTCCCTTGGACAACATAGCCCCAAGGGCCTGACACGCCCGGGGGTAGGAGGCAGCCGTGCCCAGTGCGAGCGTGATCTGACTGGCGTCATGGCCTCTTGATGAAAAAAAATCGTTTATGCCCCATCACTGATGAGGTGGCTCCCTGTCCTgccctctccttttccttccttccttctttcagatTTATGCTTTGAACTGTTGGGGTccctttgttttttcatatttctctCATCCGCTGGTATGCTTACTAACTGACCCATGAAAACATTTAGAGCTAACTGGGAAAGAGTGGTTCAGTACAGCTCGCAGGGTTCCTAAAAGGAACCACGCACTTTTTAAGTATCTTAAGACTCCATTAGTAGACAATAAAGCTAATAAGGGCTAGTTTTGTTCTGTAAGATATGGACCACGATCTAACAATCAGACTACTGAAGAACTGTTTCAGGACTGTTGCCATGTGCCATTGATGAATCCCAATATATTGGGAATTTAGGTTCATAAATACTGTTAGGTTCATAAGTACAGTGAATTCAACGATAAGCGAATCGTTTACCAAATATTCATCGAAGCAAAACTTTACGAAGCAAGCTCTCTTCACGTATTTAAAATTAGCCCGACTTTTTCAGCTCTACTGGATAAAAGCAAGTTTACCTATCTGTCAAAAACAGGAGGACCTAGAGTCTTCGGTTGTGGACACAGGGCAGTGTGGTAGGGGCGAGAGCAAGCTGACAGGCAGCCTCTCACCTCTCCTGGGCGAAGCGCTGGACCTCCTGTGCGGCCCTGCGCACGGCCGAGCCCCCCTGCTCCTCCTGGGCCAGCACGGACATCAGGGCCTGGGCGAACAGATACGTGTGCTCCCCGTGACACACCATCTTCTGGAAGACGGCAGGGAGACAGCGTGTGGGGTTTCAGGACCACAGCAATGACAAAGGCAGACAGAAGAGTCGGACTCCGACAATTCTGCACGTAAGTCCCCACCTGGGAAGGTGCCCTGCGACCCAGACCTTCTCCACAGTAAAGAGCATTTCCCGTTAGAAGATGCACGACCCCGTGCAAACGGCCTCCTCCTAACCTGAGCCACATCAAGTAAAGCGCTTACAGCAAACTCAGGGAGATTTTTTTCGAGGTTTTCTTCACCTCCGTCCAAAATTGTAGCTAGAGAGGTACGAAGCACTCTAGAAAACACCTCCAACTGCTGGCAGGCCGTGGACACGCTGGTGATCTCCCCTTGGTATCCTGCATCGGAAATAAGCTGCGACACGGAAGTAAGCCAAACACAGCGCTGACGAGCCGTGGCCCCGCACCCACAGGAAGGTGGCCGCTGGCCAAGCCTGGGGTGAGAAGGGACGGGCACTGGTCGCGGGTCTCAAACTTCTGCTCGGGTCCCCGCTTCACCACTAACTAGGCTGGTGGTCCCAGTCAAACCCCCCACCCTTGACTCTTCATGTGTGTGACGGAGGAGATGGGCCAGGCGCTCTCAGAGGCTTCTCTCCGAACACAAGGCTCTGTGCCCTGTTCCTGCCCAATCCTAAAACACAGTCCACGTCGATCCCAAAACATACAAAGTCTATGCTTTTCTTTCTCGAAGTTTATGACTTACTAAAGTGAAACGACGAAAACCTTTACAAATAAAGCACGTAGGATCTTTTCAAAGGACACAGACCAACAACCAACCAAGTCAAAATCACCCTCATTCATAAATACTTTCATCTTTTCTCGGACTCTAGGACTCTTCCTACCTTAACAGTGAAGTTCAGCATCAAGCAGTCTGGGTGGGCTTCAGCCAGTTTGTAGAAAAGGTCTCTCCACGTGGTATGTGCAATCATTTGTTCAAGCCAAGCGGGGGTctgacaacaaacaaacaaacagcaaggtaagaggcctagcttttgcCTAAGTGAAGGTTACCTCGTGTCCGCAGGCACAGCAAGAGCCCCCGGGCTGCTGCTCTGGCCGCGGTCCCTACAAAGGAAGAAGCAGACCCTGGGCTGCTGAGACCGCTTGGTGGCCGGGCGGCCGAGCCTGAGCCCCGAACGCCCCCGCAGCGTGTGGAAGCTCCAGCCCCTCACGAGAGGGCACCGAAAGGCGCTTCCTGGGGCGTCTGGGGCTAGGGGCCGCCTCACACGCACCGAGTCGTGGTGCGCTGGCTGCACGCCCTCAGCAGAGAGAGGCAGGCGGTCTCGTCCGTCACCACATGCAGCGGCCACGAAAATGTGTCCCCTGCTCTCTGGCTGTGCGACTGAAAGAGCCGGGGCGGCCCCGAGTCCACCTCACACCCAGCACCTGGCGCTCTGAGCGCGAGATCTCCCTGCCCCGAGGAGAGCATTTCACAGGACATTCGGACTCTATGCAAGCTGGGTCTCACCCTGATTTCAGCCCCCGACTCTTATATGACTGACACAACGCGCCACACTCCA from Mesoplodon densirostris isolate mMesDen1 chromosome 16, mMesDen1 primary haplotype, whole genome shotgun sequence includes:
- the NELFCD gene encoding negative elongation factor C/D isoform X2, encoding MAGAAPGAIMDEDYFGSAAEWGDEADGGQEDDYGEGEDDAEVQQECLHKFSTRDYIMEPSIFNTLKRYFQAGGSPENVIQLLSENYTAVAQTVNLLAEWLIQTGVEPVQVQETVENHLKSLLIKHFDPRKADSIFTEEGETPAWLEQMIAHTTWRDLFYKLAEAHPDCLMLNFTVKLISDAGYQGEITSVSTACQQLEVFSRVLRTSLATILDGGEENLEKNLPEFAVSALLDVAQKMVCHGEHTYLFAQALMSVLAQEEQGGSAVRRAAQEVQRFAQERGHDASQITLALGTAASYPRACQALGAMLSKGALNPADITVLFKMFTSMDPPPVELIRVPAFLDLFMQSLFKPGARINQDHKHKYIHILAYAASVVETWKKNKRVSINKDELKSTSKAVETVHNLCCNENKGASELVAELSTLYQCIRFPVVAMGVLKWVDWTVSEPRYFQLQTDHTPVHLALLDEISTCHQLLHPQVLQLLVKLFETEHSQLDVMEQLELKKTLLDRMVHLLSRGYVLPVVSYIRKCLEKLDTDISLIRHFVTEVLDVIAPPYTSDFVQLFLPILENDSIAGTIKTEGEHDPVTEFIAHCKSNFILVN
- the NELFCD gene encoding negative elongation factor C/D isoform X1 gives rise to the protein MAGAAPGAIMDEDYFGSAAEWGDEADGGQQEDDYGEGEDDAEVQQECLHKFSTRDYIMEPSIFNTLKRYFQAGGSPENVIQLLSENYTAVAQTVNLLAEWLIQTGVEPVQVQETVENHLKSLLIKHFDPRKADSIFTEEGETPAWLEQMIAHTTWRDLFYKLAEAHPDCLMLNFTVKLISDAGYQGEITSVSTACQQLEVFSRVLRTSLATILDGGEENLEKNLPEFAVSALLDVAQKMVCHGEHTYLFAQALMSVLAQEEQGGSAVRRAAQEVQRFAQERGHDASQITLALGTAASYPRACQALGAMLSKGALNPADITVLFKMFTSMDPPPVELIRVPAFLDLFMQSLFKPGARINQDHKHKYIHILAYAASVVETWKKNKRVSINKDELKSTSKAVETVHNLCCNENKGASELVAELSTLYQCIRFPVVAMGVLKWVDWTVSEPRYFQLQTDHTPVHLALLDEISTCHQLLHPQVLQLLVKLFETEHSQLDVMEQLELKKTLLDRMVHLLSRGYVLPVVSYIRKCLEKLDTDISLIRHFVTEVLDVIAPPYTSDFVQLFLPILENDSIAGTIKTEGEHDPVTEFIAHCKSNFILVN
- the NELFCD gene encoding negative elongation factor C/D isoform X3 yields the protein MAGAAPGAIMDEDYFGSAAEWGDEADGGQQEDDYGEGEDDAEVQQECLHKFSTRDYIMEPSIFNTLKRYFQAGGSPENVIQLLSENYTAVAQTVNLLAEWLIQTGVEPVQVQETVENHLKSLLIKHFDPRKADSIFTEEGETPAWLEQMIAHTTWRDLFYKLAEAHPDCLMLNFTVKLISDAGYQGEITSVSTACQQLEVFSRVLRTSLATILDGGEENLEKNLPEFAKMVCHGEHTYLFAQALMSVLAQEEQGGSAVRRAAQEVQRFAQERGHDASQITLALGTAASYPRACQALGAMLSKGALNPADITVLFKMFTSMDPPPVELIRVPAFLDLFMQSLFKPGARINQDHKHKYIHILAYAASVVETWKKNKRVSINKDELKSTSKAVETVHNLCCNENKGASELVAELSTLYQCIRFPVVAMGVLKWVDWTVSEPRYFQLQTDHTPVHLALLDEISTCHQLLHPQVLQLLVKLFETEHSQLDVMEQLELKKTLLDRMVHLLSRGYVLPVVSYIRKCLEKLDTDISLIRHFVTEVLDVIAPPYTSDFVQLFLPILENDSIAGTIKTEGEHDPVTEFIAHCKSNFILVN